In one Dama dama isolate Ldn47 chromosome 5, ASM3311817v1, whole genome shotgun sequence genomic region, the following are encoded:
- the EVI2A gene encoding protein EVI2A — protein sequence MGHTGHYLHLAFLMTTAFSLSPGTKANYTHLWDNNTTVLDPDIRNKMDRSQNENFNTNPKTPEADKKDNSTNMPETATSSHITFLTPKSELELYVSSVVRNSSPTVQGIKNTSKSHSEIFKKGVCEDNNNKMAMLVCLIIIAVLFLICTILFLSTVVLANKVSSLRRSKQVGKRQPRSNGDFLASSGLWPAESDTWKRAKQLTVPNLMMQSTGVLTAPRERQDEEGTEKLTH from the coding sequence ATGGGACACACGGGACATTACCTGCATCTTGCCTTTCTGATGACAACAGCTTTTTCTTTGTCTCCTGGAACAAAAGCAAACTATACCCATCTGTGGGATAACAATACTACTGTCTTAGATCCAGATATTCGCAACAAGATGGACAGAAgccaaaatgaaaactttaacaCAAACCCTAAGACTCCTGAAGCAGATAAAAAAGATAATTCTACAAACATGCCTGAAACAGCAACATCATCTCATATCACGTTTTTAACTCCTAAATCTGAACTGGAACTTTATGTATCTTCTGTTGTCAGGAACAGTTCTCCAACAGTACAGGGCATTAAAAACACAAGCAAAAGTCACAGTGAAATTTTCAAAAAGGGTGTCTGtgaggacaacaacaacaaaatggctATGCTAGTCTGCTTAATCATAATTGCCGTGCTCTTTCTTATCTGCACCATTCTATTTCTATCAACTGTGGTTCTGGCAAACAAAGTCTCATCTCTCAGACGATCAAAACAAGTAGGCAAGCGTCAGCCTAGGAGCAATGGTGACTTTCTGGCAAGCAGTGGTCTCTGGCCTGCTGAATCAGACACTTGGAAAAGAGCAAAACAGCTCACAGTGCCCAACCTAATGATGCAATCTACTGGAGTGCTCACAGCTCCGAGGGAAAGACAAGATGAAGAAGGAACCGAAAAACTCACTCACTAA